In one Leptogranulimonas caecicola genomic region, the following are encoded:
- a CDS encoding Sapep family Mn(2+)-dependent dipeptidase yields the protein MEKISVTKEELEAYVERVWPEVLADIATLVSIDSVEDLNAAAPGAPWGPGPKAALDATLNIAERLGMEPHDCDGYIGYADLPGDSQKQVAVIGHVDIVPVGVGWDTDPFTMVRKDGYLLGRGTLDDKGPLVLALWAAHFFAERGQKLPYTIRCIVGANEETCLGDVDYYNEHFEQPAFLFTPDAEFPVCCGEKGGFSATFTSEPVAGGTIVELDGGTAGNAIPALATAVIRASVADLPAADNIDIEDAGDGLVKLTAHGIGGHASLPEGTRNAIGMLVDYLWDNGLYSPDQAPFMELERLIMGSTDGSTLDIAATDDVFEPLTCIGGTVRTQDGSFVQTIDSRFPKSITGEEIEARVRPLGERCGCKLTVDLMLPPFYVDPSSPEIQTLIQTYNDHTGKNEKPFTIGGGTYAREFKNAASFGPEERGVPTPDWVGPMHGANEGVSEQLLRDSMAIYIDAIARLMNLDLD from the coding sequence ATGGAGAAGATCTCTGTCACCAAAGAAGAGCTTGAGGCCTATGTCGAGCGCGTATGGCCCGAGGTGCTCGCAGACATTGCGACGCTGGTGTCCATAGACTCGGTAGAGGATCTGAATGCGGCGGCTCCTGGCGCCCCCTGGGGCCCTGGTCCTAAGGCAGCTCTGGACGCCACGCTCAACATCGCTGAGCGCCTGGGCATGGAGCCTCACGATTGCGACGGCTACATTGGCTATGCCGATCTGCCGGGCGACTCTCAAAAGCAAGTGGCCGTCATTGGCCACGTGGACATTGTGCCCGTGGGCGTGGGCTGGGACACCGATCCTTTCACCATGGTGAGAAAGGACGGCTACCTGCTGGGCCGCGGCACGTTGGATGATAAGGGACCGCTGGTGCTTGCCCTTTGGGCTGCCCACTTCTTTGCAGAGCGCGGCCAAAAGCTGCCCTATACCATCCGCTGTATCGTGGGCGCCAACGAGGAGACCTGTCTAGGCGACGTCGACTACTACAACGAGCACTTTGAGCAGCCGGCCTTCCTGTTCACCCCCGATGCCGAGTTCCCCGTATGCTGCGGCGAGAAGGGGGGCTTCTCCGCCACCTTCACTTCTGAGCCTGTGGCCGGTGGCACCATCGTCGAGCTGGACGGCGGCACGGCAGGCAACGCCATCCCTGCGCTGGCCACTGCAGTGATCCGCGCCTCTGTGGCGGATCTGCCCGCAGCAGACAACATCGATATCGAGGATGCTGGTGACGGCCTGGTAAAACTCACGGCTCACGGCATTGGCGGTCATGCCTCGCTGCCCGAGGGCACCCGCAACGCCATCGGCATGCTCGTCGACTATCTTTGGGACAACGGCCTTTACAGCCCCGACCAGGCGCCTTTTATGGAGCTGGAGCGCCTCATCATGGGCTCCACAGACGGCTCCACGCTGGACATCGCCGCTACCGACGACGTGTTTGAGCCCCTCACCTGCATTGGCGGCACCGTGCGCACTCAAGACGGCAGCTTCGTGCAGACCATCGATTCCCGCTTCCCCAAGTCCATCACTGGCGAGGAAATCGAGGCTCGCGTGCGTCCTTTGGGCGAGCGCTGCGGCTGCAAGCTCACCGTGGACCTCATGCTCCCACCCTTCTATGTGGACCCCTCGAGCCCTGAGATCCAGACGCTCATTCAAACCTACAACGACCACACCGGAAAGAACGAGAAGCCCTTCACCATTGGCGGCGGCACCTATGCCCGCGAATTCAAGAACGCGGCCTCCTTTGGCCCCGAGGAGCGCGGCGTGCCTACCCCTGACTGGGTGGGGCCCATGCACGGCGCCAATGAGGGCGTGTCCGAGCAGCTGCTCCGCGATTCCATGGCCATCTACATCGATGCTATCGCACGCCTCATGAACCTGGATCTGGACTAA
- a CDS encoding lysophospholipid acyltransferase family protein, with protein sequence MGPLVKARPFGIFSRPNPIKRLTATLKARRAKALYQEPTSQRAAADRRFYRLVLPIVRLHCKLWFGLRVTSEVADKSLLKGCILCINHVSLLDAPMVAIALWPHQVHFLTLPENGTAPVYGPLVAHLGSVFTGETLSETRLMFRRAQEVLGAGDLLAIYPSGDLEPYHPGLLPFKTGAFRLAAMTKAPLVPVVLKQQTRFCINRLLGRPAFEVHIGEPVAVPHGRLSKEAVEVLEQQVRTAMESALSGQDAPQTGGAQAQDARKYQVDEA encoded by the coding sequence ATGGGTCCGCTTGTCAAAGCCCGGCCTTTTGGCATCTTCTCGCGCCCTAACCCCATAAAGAGGTTGACGGCGACCCTCAAAGCGCGGCGCGCCAAGGCCCTCTACCAAGAGCCTACCTCTCAACGCGCAGCCGCAGACCGTCGCTTTTATCGGCTGGTGCTGCCCATAGTAAGGCTCCACTGCAAGCTTTGGTTTGGGCTCAGGGTTACCTCGGAAGTTGCCGATAAGAGCCTCCTCAAAGGATGCATCCTTTGCATCAATCATGTAAGCCTGCTGGATGCCCCTATGGTGGCCATCGCGCTGTGGCCTCATCAGGTGCACTTTTTGACATTGCCAGAAAATGGCACGGCGCCCGTCTATGGGCCGTTGGTGGCGCACTTGGGCTCAGTGTTTACTGGGGAGACGCTGAGCGAGACCCGGTTGATGTTCAGGCGCGCCCAAGAGGTGCTAGGGGCGGGCGACCTGCTGGCCATCTACCCCTCAGGGGATTTGGAGCCCTATCATCCGGGCTTGTTGCCTTTTAAAACAGGAGCCTTTCGCCTGGCGGCCATGACCAAAGCCCCGCTGGTGCCGGTGGTGTTAAAGCAGCAAACGCGCTTTTGCATCAACAGGCTTTTGGGGCGCCCGGCCTTCGAGGTGCACATTGGCGAACCTGTTGCGGTGCCTCACGGACGGCTTTCCAAAGAGGCGGTGGAGGTGCTGGAGCAGCAGGTGCGCACTGCGATGGAATCGGCGTTATCGGGCCAGGACGCTCCCCAGACAGGCGGCGCCCAGGCCCAAGACGCAAGAAAGTATCAGGTAGATGAGGCCTAG
- a CDS encoding formate--tetrahydrofolate ligase, translated as MLSDIEIAQAAKTEPIAAVADKLGIPERDWIPYGRDKAKVDYSVLKQDPGHQAKLVLVTAINPTPAGEGKTTTTIGLADALRQCGSNAVVALREPSLGPVFGIKGGAAGGGYAQVVPMEDINLHFTGDFHAIGAANNLLAAMVDNHIKQGNELGLDPRRITWKRCVDMNDRQLRNVVDGLGGVADGMPRQDGFDITVASEVMAVLCLSSSIRDLKERLSRIVVGYTFDRKPVTAGDLHAQGAMAALLKDALMPNLVQTLEGTPAFVHGGPFANIAHGCNSVMATRMAMHYGDIALTEAGFGADLGAEKFLDITCRMGGFKPDAVVVVATVRALKYNGGVPKDQLGEENLDALAAGIPNLSRHVSNMTDVYGLPCVVAINRFPTDTEAELALVANALKAQGVNVRLSEVWAKGGAGGKELAQEVLRLVDEPNHFDFCYATGTPVKSAIEAVAKRIYRADGVDFTPGATRQLAELEKNGFGSLPVCIAKTQYSFTDDQTKLGAPEHFRITVREVKVDAGAGFVVALTGAIMTMPGLPKRPAAEKIDVTDEGVILGLF; from the coding sequence ATGCTGTCAGATATCGAAATCGCTCAAGCTGCAAAGACCGAGCCTATTGCCGCTGTCGCAGACAAGCTGGGCATCCCCGAGAGGGATTGGATTCCCTATGGACGCGATAAGGCGAAGGTGGACTATTCGGTTTTAAAGCAGGATCCGGGTCACCAGGCCAAGCTGGTGTTGGTTACCGCCATCAACCCCACCCCTGCAGGCGAAGGCAAGACCACCACCACTATCGGTTTGGCAGATGCGCTGCGTCAGTGCGGGAGCAATGCGGTGGTTGCCCTTCGCGAGCCTTCCCTAGGTCCTGTATTTGGCATTAAGGGCGGGGCTGCTGGCGGCGGCTATGCTCAGGTGGTGCCCATGGAGGATATCAATCTTCATTTTACTGGAGACTTTCACGCCATTGGCGCCGCCAACAATCTGTTGGCTGCCATGGTGGACAACCATATCAAGCAAGGCAATGAGCTGGGCCTCGATCCTCGCCGCATCACCTGGAAGCGCTGCGTGGATATGAACGACCGCCAGCTGCGCAACGTGGTGGATGGCCTTGGTGGCGTGGCCGATGGTATGCCGCGTCAAGACGGCTTTGACATTACGGTGGCTTCCGAGGTTATGGCAGTGCTCTGCCTGTCTTCTTCCATCCGCGACCTCAAAGAGCGCCTGTCTCGCATTGTGGTTGGTTATACCTTCGACAGGAAGCCTGTGACCGCAGGCGACCTTCATGCTCAGGGAGCCATGGCTGCCCTGCTCAAAGATGCGCTGATGCCCAATTTGGTGCAGACCCTTGAAGGCACTCCCGCCTTTGTGCATGGCGGCCCCTTCGCGAATATCGCCCACGGCTGCAACTCTGTGATGGCCACGCGTATGGCCATGCATTATGGAGACATCGCCCTTACCGAAGCTGGCTTTGGAGCCGATCTAGGCGCGGAGAAGTTCTTGGACATCACCTGCCGCATGGGTGGCTTCAAGCCCGATGCGGTAGTGGTGGTGGCCACGGTTCGTGCTCTCAAATACAACGGCGGCGTGCCCAAGGACCAGTTGGGCGAGGAGAACCTGGATGCGCTGGCAGCAGGCATCCCCAACCTTTCCCGCCACGTCTCCAACATGACGGACGTCTATGGCCTGCCCTGCGTGGTTGCCATCAATCGCTTCCCCACAGATACCGAGGCAGAACTTGCGCTGGTGGCCAATGCTCTCAAGGCCCAGGGCGTCAACGTACGCCTTTCGGAGGTGTGGGCCAAGGGCGGGGCTGGCGGCAAGGAGCTGGCGCAAGAGGTGCTTCGCCTGGTGGATGAGCCCAACCATTTCGATTTTTGCTACGCCACGGGCACTCCGGTCAAGAGCGCTATCGAGGCAGTGGCCAAACGCATCTACCGCGCAGACGGCGTCGATTTCACGCCTGGGGCCACTCGTCAGTTGGCAGAGCTGGAGAAAAACGGTTTTGGTTCTCTGCCGGTTTGCATCGCCAAGACCCAGTATTCTTTCACTGACGATCAGACCAAGCTTGGCGCCCCAGAGCACTTCCGTATCACCGTGCGCGAGGTCAAGGTGGATGCCGGTGCTGGTTTTGTGGTGGCGCTCACAGGTGCCATCATGACTATGCCGGGTCTTCCCAAGCGTCCTGCAGCCGAGAAAATCGACGTTACCGACGAGGGAGTCATTCTCGGCCTTTTCTAG
- a CDS encoding HAD family hydrolase, with translation MNLTPRSQATARSASHRLAPLRPAAAEKPRPLSLDGLRPSSFAFDGAIFDFDGTLANSWNVWHQVDDLFLAQHGFERPADFSKQMAGRSFIEGARWVVETFRLKETPQEVCDQWNALGQRLYKTQVSLLPGALDYLHALKAAGVPIALATTNDPEVLSSLAHLIDFESLFDARLYGCDVARDKRFPDIYEAAARRLNISPASTVVFEDIPQGLQVASSAGFTAVGVLNEDPEQHQSEVRQAAHLTLSHWDQLL, from the coding sequence ATGAATCTCACTCCCCGCTCCCAGGCTACCGCTCGCTCCGCTTCTCATAGGCTGGCTCCTTTGAGGCCCGCCGCTGCCGAGAAACCCCGCCCTCTGTCCCTGGACGGCCTGCGCCCCAGCTCCTTCGCCTTTGACGGCGCCATCTTTGACTTTGATGGGACCTTGGCCAATTCATGGAACGTATGGCACCAGGTCGACGACCTCTTCTTGGCCCAACACGGCTTTGAGCGCCCCGCTGACTTCTCCAAGCAGATGGCCGGACGAAGCTTTATTGAAGGGGCTCGCTGGGTGGTTGAGACCTTTCGCCTTAAGGAGACTCCCCAGGAGGTCTGCGACCAGTGGAACGCCCTGGGCCAAAGGCTCTACAAAACCCAAGTCTCCCTGCTTCCCGGCGCGCTAGACTACCTGCATGCCCTCAAAGCCGCCGGCGTGCCCATAGCCCTGGCTACCACCAACGATCCCGAGGTGCTCTCTTCGCTGGCGCACCTTATCGATTTCGAGAGCCTCTTCGATGCCCGCCTCTACGGCTGCGACGTCGCCCGAGACAAGCGCTTCCCCGACATCTACGAGGCTGCCGCCCGCAGGCTCAACATCTCTCCGGCGTCCACCGTAGTCTTCGAAGACATTCCCCAGGGCTTGCAGGTGGCCTCCTCTGCTGGCTTCACTGCCGTAGGCGTCCTCAACGAAGATCCCGAGCAGCACCAGTCTGAGGTGCGCCAGGCTGCCCACCTCACCCTCTCTCACTGGGACCAGCTCCTCTGA
- a CDS encoding fluoride efflux transporter FluC, translated as MLVSCMVVGIGGFVGSILRYLCSSLAPSAPLGLPTLLINTAGSFALAALTTWTLKGALGNEQLSLILRVGLCGGFTTFSTFSVEALQLLEGDKPYLGLIYLILSCVLGLGAACLGSVLAR; from the coding sequence GTGCTTGTCAGTTGCATGGTGGTAGGAATTGGCGGCTTTGTAGGCTCTATCCTGCGCTACCTTTGCTCTTCGCTGGCTCCCTCCGCTCCCTTGGGCCTTCCCACGCTCCTCATCAACACAGCGGGCTCCTTTGCGCTTGCCGCCCTTACCACCTGGACGCTCAAAGGGGCGCTTGGCAACGAGCAACTCTCCCTCATTCTGCGCGTGGGCCTCTGCGGCGGCTTCACCACCTTCTCTACCTTCAGCGTCGAGGCTCTGCAGCTGCTAGAGGGAGACAAGCCCTACCTAGGCCTCATCTACCTGATACTTTCTTGCGTCTTGGGCCTGGGCGCCGCCTGTCTGGGGAGCGTCCTGGCCCGATAA
- a CDS encoding cold-shock protein, with protein sequence MAQGTVKWFNPDKGYGFISREDGDDLFVHYSEIQMDGFKTLDEGQVVEFDITTGQNGKLQASNVHKL encoded by the coding sequence ATGGCTCAGGGTACTGTTAAGTGGTTTAATCCGGACAAGGGCTACGGTTTCATCTCTCGTGAGGACGGCGACGATCTGTTCGTGCACTACTCCGAGATTCAGATGGACGGCTTCAAGACCCTCGACGAGGGCCAGGTCGTCGAGTTTGACATCACCACCGGTCAGAACGGCAAGCTCCAGGCTTCCAACGTTCACAAGCTCTAA
- a CDS encoding glycosyltransferase, which translates to MVIAFVMDSLGVHSNGTSVTSLRYAQALRQAGHEVRLVGCEASGQDAYPVPEHKIPLVSAVAKHNGFTFASPNDEVFDSAFWDADIVHLFLPFALEQQALAWARSHEVPVSAAFHLQPQNVTYNAGIGAAPLVCDGIFGLFRRWVYGQVRHIHCPSRMIARQLKDHHYEARLSVISNGVPQEFQPLPDSVINGPYESIAQVADGAGAASQSLLFKKPEGLIPLVTVGRLAPEKNQRTIIEAVGRSRYRDQVELYVCGAGPERRRLESLAQKEGVRCHFVFLDHDALIALEHRCPLYLHASVADIEAISVIEAVAAGCIPIIGEAPLSAPSEFALCPQSLFPAKDASALAARIDSWLSQPEAMAAWRPAYLKEADSLRLPKVIQEFLAMEEHAIFDDLSAYGKAPISMVVPNTFVREAPAHEEVS; encoded by the coding sequence ATGGTCATTGCTTTCGTAATGGACTCTCTGGGCGTCCATTCGAACGGAACGAGTGTGACTTCGCTGCGCTATGCTCAGGCGCTTCGCCAGGCGGGCCACGAAGTGCGACTGGTAGGCTGCGAGGCATCCGGGCAAGATGCCTATCCTGTGCCAGAGCACAAGATACCTCTGGTCTCCGCCGTCGCCAAGCATAACGGCTTTACCTTCGCCTCCCCCAATGACGAGGTCTTTGACAGCGCCTTTTGGGATGCCGACATCGTGCATCTCTTCTTGCCTTTCGCCCTAGAGCAGCAGGCATTGGCTTGGGCGCGCTCCCATGAGGTGCCTGTCTCGGCGGCCTTCCACCTCCAACCCCAAAACGTGACCTATAACGCGGGTATTGGAGCTGCGCCTTTGGTGTGCGATGGCATCTTTGGGCTCTTTCGCCGCTGGGTGTACGGTCAGGTGCGCCACATCCATTGCCCTAGCCGCATGATTGCCCGGCAGCTCAAAGACCATCACTATGAAGCTCGGCTCTCGGTGATCTCCAACGGCGTGCCTCAAGAGTTCCAGCCATTGCCTGACAGCGTGATCAACGGCCCCTACGAGTCCATCGCCCAAGTGGCCGACGGCGCCGGCGCTGCAAGCCAATCGCTGCTGTTTAAAAAGCCGGAAGGGCTCATTCCGCTTGTGACTGTGGGCCGTTTGGCTCCCGAGAAAAACCAGCGCACCATCATTGAGGCCGTGGGGAGGTCCCGTTACCGCGATCAGGTGGAGCTTTATGTCTGCGGTGCGGGTCCTGAAAGGAGACGGCTGGAGTCGCTGGCTCAAAAGGAGGGCGTGCGCTGCCACTTTGTCTTTCTTGACCACGATGCCCTCATCGCGCTGGAGCATCGCTGCCCTCTCTACCTCCATGCGTCGGTCGCAGATATCGAGGCCATATCAGTGATCGAGGCAGTGGCTGCAGGGTGCATCCCTATTATCGGCGAGGCTCCCTTGAGCGCTCCCTCAGAGTTTGCCCTATGCCCTCAGAGCCTCTTTCCCGCTAAAGATGCCTCGGCATTGGCAGCGCGTATAGACAGTTGGTTGAGCCAACCCGAGGCCATGGCTGCCTGGCGCCCCGCCTATCTCAAAGAGGCGGATAGTCTGCGCTTGCCAAAAGTGATCCAAGAGTTCCTTGCTATGGAGGAGCATGCGATCTTTGATGATTTGTCGGCCTACGGCAAGGCGCCCATCAGCATGGTGGTGCCCAATACCTTTGTACGCGAGGCTCCAGCACATGAGGAGGTTTCCTAA